A stretch of DNA from Pyruvatibacter sp.:
CAGCGCCCGGCTTGGACGACCCCTTGTTCAGCTTCGCAGCCTTCTTGAGGTAGTAGCTTGCCGGCGGCTTCTTGGTTTCAAACGTAAACGACTTGTCCTGGAAGATCGTGATGATCGTGGGGACGGGCATCCCGTTTTCCATGCCCTGCGTCTTGGCGTTGAACGCCTTGCAGAATTCCATGATGTTGAGGCCGCGCTGACCCAGCGCCGGGCCGATGGGGGGCGACGGATTGGCCGCACCCGCGGGCACCTGAAGTTTCAGGTAGCCGATAATCTTCTTCGCCATGTTAGCTCCTTCACGCGGCCATAAAACCGCCTGCTAGATAGAAGGGCCGTGGTGCGGTACTGGCTGTACCTCCCACGGAAAACGCCCCAACCCCGCCCAAAAAACCAGACAGGAAAGAGGCGCTTACTCAAGTAGGCGCACGAGATACGCCAAAAGCCGCGTCATTGCTAGAGCCCGGCCGCATTTTTTGAGCCCGGCCAGCATCAGGCCAGACGCCGGGACCGCGCACTAGGTCTTGTCCACCTGCGCGTATTCAAGCTCAACCGGCGTCGGGCGACCAAAGATCGACACTGCCACTTTCAGGCGGGCACGCTCTTCGTCCACTTCTTCCACCAGCCCTGAGAACGAGGCGAACGGCCCGTCGGACACACGCACTTCCTCGCCGATTTCAAACGTGATCGAGGGCTTGGGACGATCCACGCCTTCCTGCACCTGATTGACGATACGGTCCACTTCCGCCTGGCTGACCGGCTGCGGCTTGGACTCCGACCCCAGGAACCCCGTCACTTTGGGGGTATTCTTCACCAGATGAAACGCTTCGTCCGTCAGGTCCATTTTCACCAGCACATAACCGGGAAAGAACTTGCGCTCGGTGTTGACCTTCTGGCCGCGGCGCACTTCCACCACTTCCTCGGTCGGCACCAGAATCTCCTCGAAGCAATCCTCGAGGCCCTGCCGAACGGCCTGTTCCCTGATGCTCTCCGCAACCTTCTTTTCAAAGTTGGAGTAGCTGTGAACGATGTACCAACGATGCGCCATGTGCGCGGGTATCCTTTTTTGGTGAGCGGAGAAGTTTAAAGCAGTCTAGATACTGACACTCAGCAACAACTGCACGCCCCAGCTCAAAATCATGTCTGCGAGAAAGAAGAAGATGGACGCCAGCGCAACCATGATGAAGACCATCACGGTCGTAATCGCGGTCTCACGGCGGGTTGGCCACGTCACCTTCGAGGTTTCAGCCCGCACCTGCTGAGCAAACTGAAGCGGCCCGGTCTTCTTCTTGGTCGTTACGTCTTTTGCCACGCTCTTGCGCCTTTAATCATCTTCATGAGGCCACTGAAAAAGTCAGTGCCCGCTCTGCCCGCCTCACCTACCGATGCCGGTGCGGCT
This window harbors:
- the rplK gene encoding 50S ribosomal protein L11; this translates as MAKKIIGYLKLQVPAGAANPSPPIGPALGQRGLNIMEFCKAFNAKTQGMENGMPVPTIITIFQDKSFTFETKKPPASYYLKKAAKLNKGSSKPGAEVAGKVTMKQVREIAEEKLTDLNANDIDAAALIIAGSARSMGIEVVG
- the nusG gene encoding transcription termination/antitermination protein NusG; amino-acid sequence: MAHRWYIVHSYSNFEKKVAESIREQAVRQGLEDCFEEILVPTEEVVEVRRGQKVNTERKFFPGYVLVKMDLTDEAFHLVKNTPKVTGFLGSESKPQPVSQAEVDRIVNQVQEGVDRPKPSITFEIGEEVRVSDGPFASFSGLVEEVDEERARLKVAVSIFGRPTPVELEYAQVDKT
- the secE gene encoding preprotein translocase subunit SecE; translated protein: MAKDVTTKKKTGPLQFAQQVRAETSKVTWPTRRETAITTVMVFIMVALASIFFFLADMILSWGVQLLLSVSI